Proteins encoded together in one Micromonospora kangleipakensis window:
- a CDS encoding phospholipase: MHEHHHAYGPTGSGSVVLNLGGNSGALIIYTGRELHGREIEISRDDEERRTHSAVRERHVRDGVFHGAVFPDLEAGLYTVWWDDRTPAGAISVTGGAIAEFVWPTSSPPGAG; encoded by the coding sequence GTGCACGAGCACCACCACGCCTACGGGCCGACGGGCAGCGGCAGCGTCGTGCTGAACCTCGGCGGGAACTCCGGCGCGCTGATCATCTACACCGGACGCGAGCTGCACGGCCGGGAGATCGAGATCAGCCGGGACGACGAGGAGCGGCGTACGCACTCGGCGGTGCGGGAACGTCACGTCCGGGACGGGGTGTTCCACGGTGCCGTCTTCCCGGATCTGGAGGCGGGTCTCTATACCGTCTGGTGGGACGATCGGACACCGGCCGGAGCGATCTCCGTCACCGGTGGGGCGATCGCCGAATTCGTCTGGCCAACCAGCTCTCCACCGGGGGCGGGCTGA